The following proteins come from a genomic window of Lolium rigidum isolate FL_2022 chromosome 5, APGP_CSIRO_Lrig_0.1, whole genome shotgun sequence:
- the LOC124653128 gene encoding uncharacterized protein LOC124653128 codes for MHSSAAAAAAFLTPAVAASNRLVPLRRARRFAVLAVASPPASKSASSPSKTGKWQWTFDDKPISVYYEEHEQGTAENVKNILMIPTISDVSTVEEWRVVAKDIVTRKGELSYRATIVDWPGLGYSDRPSLNYNADVMENFLVQLINSPNSPVADADGELVVVGGGHAATIAVRAAGKGLIKPSAVAAVAPTWAGPLPIVFGRGSDMETRYGLLRGTLRAPAIGWMMYNVLVSNEKSIQSQYKSHVYANPENVTPYIIESRYELTKRKGARFVPAAFLTGLLDPVQSREEFLQLFAKLDEDFPVLVVSTLNSPRRSKAEMEALKGAKGVTKFVEVPGALLPQEEYPLAVAEELYDFLQESFSSRR; via the exons ATGcactcctccgcggcggcggccgccgcctttCTCACCCCCGCCGTCGCGGCCTCCAACCGCCTAGTCCCGCTCCGGCGGGCGAGGCGCTTCGCcgtgctcgccgtcgcctcccctccCGCCTCCAAGTCCGCGTCCTCGCCCTCCAAG ACTGGGAAGTGGCAGTGGACATTTGATGATAAGCCAATAAGCGTTTACTACGAAGAACATGAGCAGGGGACTGCTGAGAATGTGAAGAACATCCTTATGATTCCTACGATTTCTGATGTTAGCACAGTGGAAGAATGGAGAGTGGTTGCCAAAGATATTGTGACACGGAAAGGAGAACTCAGCTACCGTGCTACCATTGTCGATTGGCCTGGTCTGGGTTATTCAGACAGGCCATCACTGAACTACAATGCTGACGTGATGGAGAATTTTCTGGTTCAGCTAATTAACTCACCAAATAGTCCTGTGGCAGATGCAG ATGGAGAATTGGTAGTAGTTGGAGGTGGTCATGCAGCAACAATAGCAGTCCGTGCAGCTGGGAAGGGCCTTATCAAACCATctgctgttgctgctgttgcACCTACTTGGGCTGGACCTCTTCCCATTGTATTTGGCCGAGGTTCTGATATGGAAACAAG GTATGGGCTTCTACGAGGAACCCTCAGGGCCCCAGCTATCGGCTGGATGATGTACAATGTTCTGGTGAGCAACGAGAAGTCCATCCAGTCTCAGTACAAGTCGCACGTCTACGCCAACCCTGAGAACGTGACGCCATATATTATCGAAAGCCGCTACGAGCTGACCAAAAGAAAAGGCGCACGATTCGTCCCAGCCGCATTCCTGACGGGTCTTCTTGATCCTGTTCAATCAAGGGAGGAGTTCCTGCAGCTGTTTGCCAAGTTGGATGAAGATTTCCCAGTTCTTGTAGTGTCGACACTGAATTCTCCCAGGAGGTCGAAGGCCGAGATGGAGGCTCTCAAGGGCGCCAAAGGCGTGACCAAATTCGTGGAGGTTCCAGGCGCGCTGCTGCCACAGGAAGAGTATCCCTTGGCAGTTGCAGAGGAACTCTACGACTTTCTGCAGGAATCATTCTCATCAAGGAGATAA